The Myroides phaeus DNA segment AAATCTAGATTTGGTTATCAGTACATATCGCATTGGAAAGAATTTTATAGTGTAGAAGGAGGTATGGATAATCTGAAATTTAAAGGAGTAGAAGAAACACAATTTTTATAGGGATGTTAATCAATGCAACACATATTAATTTGTATCACGTTTGTAAACGTGAATTGTGGCTTCATTACAATGGAATTCGTATGGAGTATAATTCAGAGCTAGTTGCTGATGGAAAGTTAATTGGAGAAACGTCTTACAGTGATAGGTCTAGTAAATATACTGAGTTGCAATTAGGAAATGTTAAGATTGATTTTTATGATGCTAAAAATAAAATAGTTCATGAAGTCAAAAGGTCTGATAAAGTAGAACATGCACATTTAGCACAAGTTAAATACTATTTATATCGCTTGTTATTAGCTGGTGTTAGAGATGCCACGGGTATATTAGAATATCCAACACTAAGACAACGAGAAGAAGTTTTACTAACTAATAATGATATTTCTGAAATTAGAAAATG contains these protein-coding regions:
- the cas4 gene encoding CRISPR-associated protein Cas4: MLINATHINLYHVCKRELWLHYNGIRMEYNSELVADGKLIGETSYSDRSSKYTELQLGNVKIDFYDAKNKIVHEVKRSDKVEHAHLAQVKYYLYRLLLAGVRDATGILEYPTLRQREEVLLTNNDISEIRKWEQEIESICTSEVCPSVINAKICKSCSYQDFCYIQEAD